Genomic segment of Nitrosopumilaceae archaeon AB1(1):
TCTTAGACTATCAGCAACTCTTTCCTTAAACGGACTTAGATATGCAGCAGTGGTAGCACCATTCTCAAAGATTACAACACCGGCATAATCTTTTTCATGCAGTGCATCTAATAATATTCCAGCAGATCTCTTTGCTGCCTCTAGTCTGTTGGGTGTATAGTCTGTTGCTAACATACTACCAGAAACATCAATCACAAATACTACATTTACACCCTCTTTACTTTGCTCTAATGGTATGTGAGGATCAGCGAATCCAATGATTAATAGAGCAATTGTGGCAAGTGATATGATAAATAACCATAAATCTTTAGTAACTTTTTTTCTGTCCATTGCAGATTTGACAAACATCAAGTTGCTGAATTTTATCGCAGCTTTTTTTCTTCTCCTTATTATTTTAGAATAAAGAACATACAGTAGAGGAAGAACCAAAAGCCCAAACAAATAGATTGTAGAATCAAAACCTGCCATGAATCATACAGCCCTATATTTGAATAATTTTTTCAGAGGAATATCATATGGTTCATTAGATAAAACCTTGGCAAAAGATACTCTATTTTTTTTTAAATTTTTAACCAACTCATTTTGATGTTTTAAAACCACATTTTGATATTCCCTTTGAAATTCATTATTTGAGGTATCTACCAATAATTGCTCACCGGTCTCCTCATCTTCCAACTCTATTAGACCAACATCTGGCAGTTTCTGTTCGTGCTCATCAGTTATCATTATTGCCACAATATCATTTGTTTTACCCAAAACTCGAAGCGGTTTATAGAAATCACTAGAATCGAAAAAATCAGAGATTATTATTATCATCGAAGATCTCTTTAATATTTTTGAAACTTTTTTTAAACAAGATTCTATATTTGTTGCACGTGACTCTCCCTCAAATGTCACTATATCATTTAGTATCTTTAACATGTGTTTTTTTCCTCCACCGGCAGGTACAAATTTTTCGATTTTATCAGTGAATAGAAAAGCACCCATCAAATCATTATTTTGAAATGCGCTGAATAATAATGATGCAGTAACCTCCAAGGCACGACGTTTTTTGGATATATTATTTCCAAAATTATTGGATCCTGACATATCTAACATAACATACACATGAGTATTACGTTCCTCGATGAACTCTTTTACATATGGTGAATCAAATCTAGCAGTAACTTTCCAATCTATAGTTCGAACATCATCACCTGGACGATATTCTCGTATCTCAGAGAATTCTAAACCCTGACCTTTGAATATAGAGTAATAATTTCCAGAGAGCAATCCATGAGATTTATTTTTCGTAGAGACCTGTAAATATTTTACCTGCCTTAAAACATCTTTTACAATATCTTGTACCACATAAATCACATCATGGCACTTTTACAGCTTTAAGAATCTCTTCTATAATATTATCAGTAATGATGTTATCTGCTTGTGCCTCGTATGTAAGAATAATTCTGTGTCTGAGGACTTGATATGCCACAGATTGTACGTCCTCTGGTATTACATATCCTCTACCATTCTGTATTGCACGTGATTTTGATCCTAACGCAAGCCATAGTGACGCACGAGGTGATGCCCCATACTCTATATTTACTCCTGACTTTATTTTATACTCCTTTGGATGACGTGTTGCATCTACAATATCAGCTATATAATTTCTAATATTTTCATCAACATAAACTTCATGAGTAAATTTTTGTATCTCCAATAAATCATTAATAGTAATTATTTTGGTTACTTGGGGAACACTTCCCTCTGTAAATCGCTGTATAATCTCTGCCTCTTGTTCTTTCTTGGGATACGTCATTACTAAATTAAACATAAATCGATCGATTTGAGCCTCAGGTAAATTGTATGTGCCTTCCATCTCAATTGGATTTTGTGTTGCCATTACAAAGAATGGTCTTTGAATATGATGAGTATCCCCCTGTATGCTAACTTGTTGTTCTTGCATGGCCTCTAGCAGTGCTGATTGAACTTTGGGTGGAGCCCTGTTAATCTCATCTGCTAAAACAAAATTTGTAAATATTGGTCCTTTGAGCGTTTTAAACGAAGTTGTATTGTGATCATAAATTTTTGTTCCAATTATATCTGCAGGTAAAAGATCTGGAGTAAATTGTAATCTTGTAAACCCTAAATCTATACATCCTGCCAGAGTCTTGATTAATAGAGTTTTTGCTAGACCTGGAACCCCTTTCAATAATACATGTCCTTCTGCCATTAATGTCAATATTAAATCTTCAATAATCTTATCTTGTCCAACAATAATTTTGCTAATCTCAGTATGAATATTTTGTAATGTTTCCGAGTATCTCTTAGCTCTAATATTGAGATCTTCAATTTCTGGGCTAATACTCATATGATAAATGATATAATATCTATTTAAAAACTAATTGTTGATATTTTTATCTAAGAATCATATGCCAATTTAAATAATAACCATCTTGATTTAACATATGAAGATCGTGGTGATATCAGGCAGTCCTAGAACCGGAGGGAATACAGAGATTATGATGCAGGCTGTATATGATTATATCAAAACAAAAGAGGCAAATGTTGAATTTATTAATCTTGCAAAAGGTGGAATTGACTACTTTACTGGTTCTAGTAATGTTAGTGAAACAACCAAACATGCAGCTCAGGCAATCATGGATGCAGATATTTGGCTTATTGGTACCCCTATTTACAACTCATTTTTCAGTGCGGCCTTGAAGAACCTGTTTGAGTATATCGATTATAAGAAAACTGCAGGTAAAATTGCAGGTGTTGCAATAAT
This window contains:
- a CDS encoding DUF58 domain-containing protein, whose protein sequence is MVQDIVKDVLRQVKYLQVSTKNKSHGLLSGNYYSIFKGQGLEFSEIREYRPGDDVRTIDWKVTARFDSPYVKEFIEERNTHVYVMLDMSGSNNFGNNISKKRRALEVTASLLFSAFQNNDLMGAFLFTDKIEKFVPAGGGKKHMLKILNDIVTFEGESRATNIESCLKKVSKILKRSSMIIIISDFFDSSDFYKPLRVLGKTNDIVAIMITDEHEQKLPDVGLIELEDEETGEQLLVDTSNNEFQREYQNVVLKHQNELVKNLKKNRVSFAKVLSNEPYDIPLKKLFKYRAV
- a CDS encoding MoxR family ATPase → MSISPEIEDLNIRAKRYSETLQNIHTEISKIIVGQDKIIEDLILTLMAEGHVLLKGVPGLAKTLLIKTLAGCIDLGFTRLQFTPDLLPADIIGTKIYDHNTTSFKTLKGPIFTNFVLADEINRAPPKVQSALLEAMQEQQVSIQGDTHHIQRPFFVMATQNPIEMEGTYNLPEAQIDRFMFNLVMTYPKKEQEAEIIQRFTEGSVPQVTKIITINDLLEIQKFTHEVYVDENIRNYIADIVDATRHPKEYKIKSGVNIEYGASPRASLWLALGSKSRAIQNGRGYVIPEDVQSVAYQVLRHRIILTYEAQADNIITDNIIEEILKAVKVP
- a CDS encoding NAD(P)H-dependent oxidoreductase, which produces MKIVVISGSPRTGGNTEIMMQAVYDYIKTKEANVEFINLAKGGIDYFTGSSNVSETTKHAAQAIMDADIWLIGTPIYNSFFSAALKNLFEYIDYKKTAGKIAGVAIMAAGDIGFTFVGSLLNQLMSYFGVIVNPKAVYMKTSSIVDEKPNDDSILRLHNLVDKTISMSNHE